A DNA window from Helianthus annuus cultivar XRQ/B chromosome 15, HanXRQr2.0-SUNRISE, whole genome shotgun sequence contains the following coding sequences:
- the LOC118487526 gene encoding peptidyl-prolyl cis-trans isomerase 1-like, which yields MENEFCNAFATPMTVTQSTMLENETGPTQKPPKLMIKDNGQKVDIKDLSVDEKKKYKNEKMMDERLLEGFSWDKYCPDEEILKAKAFVAKIVEDSADDNSYWADSMKEHLKYLAERDAEKARMAKKKVEKQDDRDDDNSYYAERMKEHLKFLDERDKERRKDKNDEEEVRVIKKQDKEIPAFEIKKEADAEKMIYPTVEGMKAFEEETSEVKKFETKEDTEVKNSEIVQAEAAGL from the exons ATGGAGAACGAGTTCTGCAACGCCTTTGCAACTCCAATGACTGTGACTCAGAGTACGatgctagaaaatgaaacgggccctacgcaaaaaccgcctaagcttatgA TTAAGGACAATGGACAGAAGGTTGATATTAAAGATTTAAgtgttgatgagaaaaagaaatacaaaaatgaaaagatgATG GATGAAAGATTGctagaaggttttagctgggacaaatattgTCCGGATGAAGAGATCTTAAAggctaaagcttttgttgctaaAATCGTTGAAGACAGTGCTGATGATAATTCGTATTGGGCAGATAGTATGAAAGAGCACTTAAAATATCTAGCCGAGAGAGATGCTGAAAAGGCTCGAATGGCAAAGAAGAAGGTTGAAAAACAAGATGATCGTGATGATGATAATTCGTATTATGCAGAAAGAATGAAAGAGCATTTAAAATTTCTAGACGAAAGAGATAAAGAAAGAAGGAAAGataagaatgatgaagaagaggtTCGTGTGATAAAGAAGCAGGACAAAGAAATTCCAGCTTTCGAGATTAAAAAGGAAGCTGATGCAGAAAAGAT gatttatcctacaGTTGAAGGCATGAAAGCGTTTGAAGAAGAAACATCTGAAGTGAAGAAGTTCGAAACAAAAGAAGATACTGAagtgaagaattctg agattgtgcaggcaGAAGCAGCCGGGTtgtag
- the LOC110924770 gene encoding SH3 domain-containing protein C23A1.17-like codes for MASSDSGVSDASDPRTYTSDDEMDTDSGVFTSDYTSTDEDDFQPFALPDFGDDIPLADGPPGEDLPLVQVPAPLPFAAVPLGEQLLDAIPDDDIDLLIEGPPEGDQDGGAPMEGGVQPDDIPVVDPVVPMVELPGMEVQTDSSASDSFESVASHIPPLGFGYIPRRDADEEMEIEQPAEVPAHPDDPIPAVLADYQPAPVVSEPVPVTDLVPFSDAPVVAPPAVGIPDLAPIPDPMAIFDDLAPFATHMDPRYANSSNGWIEDDDYPAYVVPVTPPPAPVTVPFDAPLFPSSTSDAYRTDLPITFIQDIPPPQPGEGSSSQLFGHTPFMPEVSQFLPQVPYSDFVPPVSLPAPLETQLPYVTSQFAPTPPATLLAPAPMDEPFLRLVPHVMPVSDPSHPFQVGYSVEDTLASLQSRRDALRQCVQRLERTPHPHCPCQALFSASHTSFPPSQESDVASVLRFAYALEEDLMQLRRLILSRFSPPPPPPSV; via the coding sequence atggcatcATCCGATAGCGGAGTATCCGATGCGAGTGACCCAAGGACTTATACCTCTGATGACGAGATGGATACCGATTCAGGCGTTTTcacctcagactacacgagcacaGATGAGGACGACTTTCAGCCTTTTGCCCTACCAGACTTCGGAGATGATATACCCTTAGCTGATGGTCCACCAGGGGAGGACCTACCCCTTGTTCAGGTCCCTGCCCCTCTTCCGTTTGCTGCCGTTCCCTTGGGGGAACAGCTCCTCGACGCGATACCTGATGATGACATCGACCTACTCAtcgagggtcccccggagggagACCAGGATGGTGGGGCCCCGATGGAGGGCGGTGTTCAGCCTGATGATATTCCTGTGGTTGATCCTGTTGTCCCCATGGTCGAGCTTCCTGGTATGGAGGTTCAGACCGATTCGTCCGCTTCTGATTCTTTTGAGTCTGTAGCTTCTCATATCCCACCATTGGGATTCGGTTACATCCCTCGCAGGGACGCTGATGAGGAGATGGAGATTGAGCAGCCTGCTGAGGTTCCCGCTCACCCAGATGATCCGATTCCAGCCGTGCTTGCCGATTATCAGCCTGCTCCAGTTGTTTCCGAGCCTGTTCCTGTCACTGATCTTGTTCCTTTTTCTGACGCACCCGTTGTTGCACCACCAGCTGTTGGGATCCCCGATTTAGCACCCATACCTGATCCCATGGCGATATTCGATGATCTTGCCCCGTTTGCTACACACATGGACCCGAGGTACGCCAACTCCAGCAATGGATGGATCGAGGATGATGACTACCCAGCATACGTGGTCCCAGTCACTCCCCCTCCTGCACCTGTCACTGTACCCTTCGATGCCCCCTTGTTTCCTTCGTCCACTTCCGATGCTTACCGCACCGACCTTCCTATCACCTTCATTCAGGACATTCCTCCGCCTCAACCTGGGGAGGGATCGTCGAGCCAGCTTTTCGGGCACACCCCATTCATGCCAGAGGTTAGCCAGTTTTTACCGCAGGTCCCTTATTCAGACTTTGTTCCACCAGTGTCACTTCCTGCACCTCTCGAGACCCAGTTGCCATATGTTACTTCACAGTTTGCACCTACCCCACCTGCTACACTCTTGGCTCCAGCCCCGATGGATGAGCCCTTCCTTCGGTTAGTACCCCACGTCATGCCGGTATCCGACCCTTCCCATCCATTCCAGGTCGGATACTCTGTAGAGGACACGCTCGCGTCACTGCAGTCACGGCGGGACGCCTTGAGACAGTGTGTCCAGCGATTGGAGAGGACTCCACATCCCCATTGTCCCTGCCAGGCTCTGTTTTCAGCATCCCACACATCTTTTCCTCCGTCTCAGGAGTCAGATGTTGCTTCCGTGTTGCGTTTTGCCTATGCACTCGAGGAGGACTTGATGCAGTTGCGCCGATTGATTCTTTCTCGTttctctcctcctcctcctccaccgtcAGTTTAG